From Solanum stenotomum isolate F172 chromosome 2, ASM1918654v1, whole genome shotgun sequence:
CTTTCTCTAACCCATGTCAAATTAGATGAAAACATGCTACAAACTCTACTTAATTGTTGTCCTTTGATTGTCAGTTTCATCTTTCATTATTGTTGGGGGTTCAAAAAGATTGAGTTGTTGAATCTTCAAAAGATCAAGTCAGTTTCCATTAAGTCAAGAGAACAAAACGAACTTGTTAAAATCCAAGCACCAACTCTTGAACACCTGACTTATGACGGTTATTTATGGGGAAAATTGGATATTGTTGAATGTCAGAATCTAAAATCTTTAGATATATCATATGTGAGAATATCTGATGAATTTCTGCAGAACCTTATTTCTGGATCTCAATCCCTGAAGGACTTAAAGATTCAAAATTGTGAGGATATAGAGGAGATTGATTCTTCAAATTTGGAGTCACTTGAGTATATGGGATATAAAATTCCTAAACTAAAAATTGCAAGACAATTGAAGCACTTGAAAATCAATCTTCAGTGCTTTAGCAGTTTAAAAGCTGCATGGTTCTGTAACTTGAGAAAGTTACTATCAAATTCGATCTCTTGCCCTGAAATTTCCCTTGATTTTTCCCAATGCAATGGGATCAACTTGACAGATTTGAGACTGCACCAAGAAGTTGCTACCCCCAAAGTCGACGTTTTAAATGTCAATTGTACATGGAGTAATGGGGAGTATGCCAATTCTACTTCTACATGGATGAATGGACAGTGCCGAACGTTTCTGGATGCTTTGCTATGGAGTTGTCATCCTAGGAGACTCAACATACAATCAACAAGTGCAACATTTAAATGCTTCATTAATAGTTTGATATATATGAAGAATATTAGTAAGTACTCTCACTGGCATTGTCAATTACGATTAAAAAGAGCACAAGTCTACATATTTGATGATAATACAAGTCAGAGTTGGCAACCGGTAGAACTCAATAGAGAAGAGCTCTCAATAAGGTCCAATTGTAAGTGGAAGATGGtgaactattattttttattagattgGTGAGGTAGTTTATTCTATTGCAAATTGAATGCCCTTATTCATAACAGTATAGAATTGCaccttattttttctttatttctcattcTGAGCCAAATTGAGCTCCTGAACCAGATTCCACCTTCGGAACTGTTCTTTTGCTGTGgtaaaatttcattttgttaACATTAGGAATTGTTAGTGTGAAACATGTGGCATTCACAATAACTGTGAAAAGATGTGGCATTCCGGTCTGAGGTGCCATTGGAGAACCAGAATTCTTTGATAAGATGTTAGTTTATAAACAAAAAGTTACATAGCCACTCTCTGTAGTTATTGTATTGAATGTTAAAAATGTGTGGCATCATTAGTTGGTATGGTAAACTTAAACTCGaaataaaaatgtgtttaaaCTGACAGTCTGCTTCAATAATGTGAAAATAGCTAGCATCAGTTCGACATGCTCAAGTACATATAATAGTCATGCCTTTCCTCAACTCACTTATTCTAAATCCTGAATTTGCCTCACCCTGGACTCTACACTGGACAACATTACTTATTACcagtcatgttttttttttttgagtgttTGATACTTGATTTGGGGCCCGAATAATCCGGATTAGGGTGGGAAGTCTACTTTAGTGACTGCATTCTTACAACTTGAACTCGAGATCTCTAGCTAaagatgaaggagtacttaccactctaGCTACCACAATCTTTTAGTGCTTAAAACTAAGTATTCCTTAGCAGCATAGAGTATCATTTGTCACTCCCCACCATATTCATATTACTGAACTAGCTGGTGCATACTAGTAGGAACTCTGTTTTACTTCTTCAGCAGTGCCTTCTCCATTTTTCACATTGATTTCTTTACAATGAATTTTCTTAACATTCTAGACTGAGGGGTGTCTCGGAAAAACAAACCCCTCTCCCTACACCTTGTCAAACATTGCTTTTCACTTCTTACTACTGGAATTGCAAATTATGGTGAATTTAATTGGTTAATATTTGTGCAAATGACTAACAGTTGAGTACAAATTATAAAGAGCTTTCCTCCTTTTAGCGCAGGCGGATCAAACTTTCAGTTATAATTTATGAATCAAAGAAAACAAAGGGCATAACAACTAAGATTAAAGATCATTCGCTTTGACAGATGAGGGCATTGGGTCTCGTATCGCGCttgcctttttggggcatgATAGTAGTCGTCTCTAAATCTTTCATCGACAAGTTGTAACACATTTCCAGCATGAGCTAGTTGTTTACCCCAGCATATCAAATTTGCTTTCTCAAGTTTAACATGTTAAAGCCTCCAACCAGACACTATTAAGAGCTTTAGGCCCCCAAACTTGTTAAGACAACCTTGGCAGCACATTGATGAAATGCAGAGAGCTTTACTTCATTTAGATTCTTCCATCATGAGGATTAGAGTAATATGTATGTTGCCTTGGTCAATCTGTTATGGACACAAAAACATAGTTTTTAGCATAAATTGTACGTGGTAATTGGTAAATACTCATTGTTTACCTAGAGATCTCGAGTTCACATCCTGAGAATGCAGTCGCCTTTACCCTCTATCTGACATAGCACATAGCGCGGGAAAGAAGCTAATTAATGAATTCTTACAACTTGTGTTCTTTCAGAAGAAGTAAAACAGAGTTCCTACTTCTTTAAGTATACTttgtactaaaaataattattacaacTCTTTAAAAGAGAGATTGAATCTGGTTCAGGAGCTCAATTTCGTGTAgcttgagaaataaagaaaaataaagtgcaTATTCATATAAATAAGGGCATTCGATTTGCAATAGAATCAGCAATCtagtaaaaagaaataatccACCTCCTTGCTAACAATCCTTGTTGATAGCTCTCCTATTTTGAGTTGTACAGGACGCCAACTCTGActtttgtcatcatcaaaatcaaacatgTAGACTTGTGCTTCTTTGAATTGACTATGCCAAGGAGAGTAGTGactcaaattcttcaaatatATCAAACGATTAATGAAGCATTTAAACGTTGCGCTTGTTGATTGTATGTTGAGTCTTCTT
This genomic window contains:
- the LOC125855778 gene encoding putative F-box protein At3g58860, giving the protein MMKKASADILPECLIGKIVSYLSFKEAAKMSILSKTWLRSWFMHPNIDFKYLYNGRNLELEIVDTIMDRYRDGKIPIDKFELSYSDFSLISQHIDKWLDIALQNGIKYLFFEVHNFSLPIFTILAAKSLTELIVDWCTLMPVSFSSVTNCNSLRKLSLTHVKLDENMLQTLLNCCPLIVSFIFHYCWGFKKIELLNLQKIKSVSIKYLKIQNCEDIEEIDSSNLESLEYMGYKIPKLKIARQLKHLKINLQCFSSLKAAWFCNLRKLLSNSISCPEISLDFSQCNGINLTDLRLHQEVATPKVDVLNVNCTWSNGEYANSTSTWMNGQCRTFLDALLWSCHPRRLNIQSTSATFKCFINSLIYMKNISKYSHWHCQLRLKRAQVYIFDDNTSQSWQPVELNREELSIRSNCKWKMVNYYFLLDW